The Sagittula sp. P11 genome window below encodes:
- a CDS encoding permease, giving the protein MADTSSNTPFWPQVRARISWAWMASAAILLAVAVLDTPQFWPSVTFAARALLNTAPFILFAVLAVAYLKATGAETLLAKAFEGRETRMIVFAALLGGLSPFCSCEVIPFIAALLAVGAPLSAVMAFWLASPLMDPAMFSITAGVLGMEFATAKLLAAVGIGLMGGLGTMMLKSSPVFADPLRAKPKVGGCCGVKKPFQGKPVWRFWQEPERREVFRSAATDNALFLLKWLTLAYIIEAVMIHYVPADAVASVLGGSGLMPILLGALVGMPAYLNGYAAVPLVSELLNMGMADGAAMSFMLAGGVSCIPAAIAVWALVKPRVFAAYLAFALAGSIVAGLAWGAIA; this is encoded by the coding sequence ATGGCTGACACCTCTTCGAACACGCCGTTCTGGCCGCAGGTCCGGGCGCGGATCTCCTGGGCCTGGATGGCGTCTGCGGCGATCCTTCTTGCCGTGGCGGTGCTGGACACGCCGCAGTTCTGGCCCAGCGTGACCTTCGCTGCCCGGGCGCTGCTGAACACCGCACCGTTCATCCTGTTCGCGGTCCTCGCCGTCGCCTACCTGAAGGCGACAGGGGCGGAGACGCTGCTTGCCAAGGCCTTCGAGGGCCGGGAAACCCGGATGATCGTCTTTGCCGCGCTTCTGGGCGGACTGTCCCCCTTCTGCTCGTGCGAGGTGATCCCCTTCATCGCCGCACTGCTGGCCGTCGGCGCGCCGCTGTCCGCCGTCATGGCCTTCTGGCTGGCCTCTCCGTTGATGGACCCGGCAATGTTCTCGATAACCGCGGGCGTTCTGGGCATGGAGTTCGCGACCGCCAAGTTGCTGGCCGCGGTTGGCATCGGCCTGATGGGCGGCTTGGGCACGATGATGCTGAAGTCCTCTCCGGTCTTCGCCGACCCGCTGCGTGCAAAGCCCAAGGTCGGCGGCTGCTGCGGCGTGAAGAAACCGTTCCAAGGCAAACCGGTCTGGCGCTTCTGGCAGGAGCCGGAACGTCGCGAGGTCTTTCGTTCGGCCGCCACCGACAATGCCCTGTTCCTGCTGAAATGGCTCACGCTGGCCTACATCATCGAAGCGGTGATGATCCACTACGTCCCTGCCGACGCAGTCGCCTCGGTGCTGGGCGGCAGCGGACTGATGCCGATCCTGCTGGGGGCGCTGGTCGGGATGCCCGCCTACCTGAACGGTTACGCGGCCGTACCGCTGGTCAGCGAGCTGCTGAACATGGGCATGGCGGACGGCGCGGCGATGAGCTTCATGCTCGCCGGGGGCGTCAGCTGCATCCCCGCCGCCATCGCGGTCTGGGCGCTGGTCAAGCCGCGCGTCTTCGCCGCCTACCTTGCCTTTGCACTGGCGGGCTCCATCGTCGCCGGACTGGCCTGGGGCGCCATCGCCTGA
- a CDS encoding helix-turn-helix transcriptional regulator codes for MEMTIHSGLTPETAASKFAALGSEQRLAVLDVLVRAGSEGLPIGVLGERCGISGSTLTHHLKILAAAGLVTQSRQGRSIICAGADYAEVRALSDYLLRHCCADASCATEHSHG; via the coding sequence ATGGAAATGACGATTCACAGCGGGCTGACGCCCGAAACCGCCGCGTCGAAGTTCGCGGCCCTCGGTTCGGAACAGCGCCTTGCGGTTCTGGATGTCCTGGTGCGTGCCGGGTCGGAGGGGCTGCCCATCGGCGTTCTGGGCGAACGGTGCGGGATCAGCGGATCGACCCTGACCCATCACCTGAAAATCCTTGCCGCGGCCGGTCTGGTGACCCAGTCGCGTCAGGGAAGAAGCATCATCTGTGCCGGGGCGGACTACGCGGAAGTCCGGGCGCTGTCGGATTATCTTTTGCGGCACTGCTGCGCCGATGCGAGCTGTGCAACGGAGCATTCCCATGGCTGA